Below is a genomic region from Mesorhizobium sp. NZP2298.
TATGACCAGGTGACGGTGACCGAAGCCGTGGTCGGCGACGCCGCCCCCTATCTGCAGGAAGGCATGCCGGTGCAGGTCTCGCAGTTCAACGGCATCGCAATCGCCCTGGTGCTGCCGCAGCGCGCCACCTTCGAAGTGGTCGAAACGGAGCCGACGACCAAGGGGCAGACGGCGTCGTCCTCCTACAAGCCCGCCGTGCTCTCCAACGGCGTGCGCACCGCCGTGCCGCCGCACATCGCGCCAGGCACCCGCGTGGTGGTGATGACCGCCGATGGGTCCTATGTGGAGCGTGCGAAGGACTAGGCCTGCGCCAGAGCACGTCTTGTGACGGCCTGGCATCCTATGCCGCCAAGCTTGGAAATTTGTTGCGCTCACTGACGCGGCGACTGCTGGAATCTGGCCGACAGCCGCATTGCAAATAGGGCCTTCGGATGTAAACTATCCCTCGGGAGAAGGTGCGCGGACAGGTGGATGTCTCGCGGGCCCAGTGCCGAGATGTTCGTAGGGCATAACCCCTATCTGGTCGCGCTCTCGGTGGTGATCGCGATCCTGGGAGGATACACAGGTTTCGGGCTCGCAGCCCGCGTGCGCGGTACCGCCGGTGCCGGGCGCAGGTTTTTGCTCGCCGGCGCGGCCTTTTTCCTGGCGGTTGGTATCTGGACCATGCACTTCGTCGGCGTGCTGGCGGCACCGCTTCCCAGCGACACCGTCTATCTCGTCCTGCCGACCATCGTCTCCTTCCTGATCTGCGCCCTCGTCGTCGGCGTGTCGCTGTTCTTCGTCTCGGTGGGCGAGCCCTCGGATAGCCGTGTCATGGCGTCGGCGCTGTTGCTCGGAGCCGGTATCGTGTCGATGCATTATGTCGGCATACACGGCCTGGCCGGCGCCTTCCGCGTCGAGCACGAGCGCGCCATGGTGCTGATGGCGGTGCTGATCGCTGTCGGTACGGCCTATGGCGGCCTGCGCGTGTTCCTGGCGCGTCATGTCGGCAGGCGCCTGGCGCTCAGCGCGGCGGCTTTCGGGGTTGCGGTTTCCGGCATGCATTACACTGCCATGTACGGTATGCGCTTCGTGCCGGCGCCGGCTCTCGACCACGGCTCGGACGGCCTCATCGCCTCGCCGCAGGTCCTGTCCTTGATCGTCTCGCTTCTGTGCTTCCTGATCGTCGCAGGCTTTCTGCTGTTCCTCGTCCCCGAGCCGCGCGCTCGCGTTTCGGTCGCGTCCGGCGCGGCCGATGGGCAGGATTTCGATGCCGCGGAAAGCATGAGACCCGAGGGAAACGGTTTCGACCTGACGGGCCTGCAGGCGCAACGGCATTTGCCGCTGCAAGGACTCGGACAACCGCGTATCGCCGCCGCGACGCGACTGCCCGTCGAGGGCAGCGACGGCACACATTTCATCGATGTTGGAGAGATCCGCAGCGTCAAGGCGGACGCCCACTACACGCTCGTCCATGACGGCAATCGCGAACGCATGTGTCCATGGGCGATCTCGCAGGCCGAAACGCAGCTCGATCCCGCCACCTTTATCCGCGTCCACCGCAGTCATATTGTCTCGATCCCGCACGTCACGATGATCCGCAAGGAGGGAGACGGCGCCGTGGTGGAACTCGACGGCGTCGTGCCGCATCTTGTGCCGGTGAGCCGTGCCAAGATCGCCGAACTCAGGGCGCGGCTAGGCCTGATCCGACGCGCCACCTGACCACCTCCCCGGCATAGGTCACGATGACTGACGCAATTCGTGCGGATTTTACCGCATTTCGTGCCTTTCCGCGCTCTTCGTGACGCCTGAAGCCCGCATGTCTTGCGCATGCCGGACAGCGGGAACAGCCTTCCCACCAGATTATTCGTGACCGGAACCGCATCCGAGTTCCGGCTCGAGGGAGGATAGACCGACATGATTCCAGGACCTTTCAGCTATCACCGCCCCGCGAGCGTCGCCGATGCGATCAAGCTGCTCGCCAACCTTGGTGAGGAGGCGCGGCCGCTGGCGGGCGGCCACAGCCTGATCCCGATGATGAAACTCAGGCTCGCGACGCCCGACCATCTGATCGACCTCCATGGCATAGATGGCCTCAAGGGTATCAGACGCGATGGCGACCGCATCGTCATCGGCGCCATGACCACCCAGCACGACCTGCTCGCCTCGGACGTGATCGCATCCTCCCTGCCGGTCCTGCATGAGACGGCGCTGCTGATCGCCGACCCGCAGGTGCGCTATCGCGGCACCATCGGCGGCAATGTCGCCAATGGCGACCCCGGCAACGACATGCCGGCGCTGATGATGGCGCTCGGCGCCGACTACCTATTGGAAGGTCCCGACGGCATCCGCACTGTGGCCGCACGGGAGTTCTACCAGGGCGCCTATTTCACCGCGCTCGAACCCGGCGAAATACTGACCTCGGTGTCGGTCCCCGTACCGCCGGTCGGCCATGGCTACGCCTACGAGAAGCTGAAACGCAAGATCGGCGACTATGCGACCGCCGCGGCCGCCGTGGTGCTGACCATGAGCGGCGGCAAGGTCGCGACCTGCGTGATCGGGCTCACCAACCTGTCGGAGACCCCGCTGCTGGCCGAGGACGCCGCACAGGCGGTCATCGGCACCAGCCTCGACGACGCTGCCTTGAAGAGATCGGCCGAGGCGGCGGAGGCGGTGATGGAGCCTGCCGGCGACGGCAGGGGGCCGGCCGAATACAGGAAACATGTCGGCGGCATCCTGGTCCAGCGGGCGTTGAAACGCGCCGCGGCCAAGGCGGCCTGAGGAGGAGACCGGAGATGGCAACCCAGGCAAGGAAAACCCAGGTCAGCATGAAGGTGAACGGTGTCGAGGTCGACGGCCTCGTCGAGCCACGTACCCTGCTCGTTCATTTCATCCGCGAAAACCTGCAACTCACTGGAACCCATATCGGGTGCGAGACGACGCATTGCGGCGCCTGTACGGTGGATCTCAACGGCATGTCGGTGAAGAGCTGCACGATCTTTGCCGTGCAAGCCGACGGCGCCGAGATCACCACGGTGGAGGGCATCGCCAACGCGGACGGCACGCTGGCGGCATTGCAGGAAGGCTTCAGGCAGATGCACGGACTGCAATGCGGCTTTTGCACACCGGGTATGATCGTGCGCGCGCACCGGCTTCTGCAGGAGAACCCGAACCCCACTGAAGAAGAAATCCGTTTCGGCATCGCAGGCAATCTGTGCCGCTGCACCGGCTACCAGAACATCGTCAGGGCAATCCAGTACGCGGCCGCCAAGATCAACGGCACGGAATTCCAGGAGGCAGCGGAATGAACGACATGACCCCGACGCGCGAACAGCGCGAAGCGAAATTGGAAGGCATGGGCTGCAAGAGGAAGCGGGTCGAGGATATCCGCTTCACGCAAGGCCGGGGCAATTATGTCGACGACATCAAGCTGCCCGGCATGCTGCATGGCGACTTCGTGCGCTCGCCGCACGCCCATGCCCGCGTCAAGTCGATCAACGCCGAGAAGGCGCTCAAAATCCCCGGCGTGCTCGCCGTGATTACGGCGGAGACGCTGAAGACCGTGAATTTGGCCTGGATGCCGACGCTGGCGGGCGATGTGCAGATGGTGCTGGCCGACGGCAAGGTCCTGTTCCAGAATCAGGAAGTCGCTTTCGTCGTCGCCACCGACCGCTACACCGCCGATGACGGCATCAATGCCGTGGAGGTCGAGTATGAGGCGTTGCCGCCGCTGGTCGATCCGTTCAAGGCGATGGACCCTGATGCGCCAGTATTGCGCGAGGATCTTGCCGGCAAGACGACCGGTGCGCATGGCCCGCGCAAGCACCACAACCATATCTTCGAATGGACGGTGGGCGACAAGGATCTCACCGACGCCGCCTTCCGCAAGGCGGAGGTGACGATCAAGGAGATGATCTCCTACCATCGCACCCACCCGTCGCCGCTCGAAACCTGCCAGTGCCTCTGCTCCTTCGACAAGGTGAAGGGCGAACTGACCATCTACGGCACGTTCCAGGCGCCGCACGTCATCCGCACCGTGGTGGCGCTGATCGCCAAGATTCCGGAACACAAGATCCATGTCATCGCGCCCGACATAGGCGGCGGCTTCGGCAACAAGGTCGGCGCCTATCCCGGCTATATCTGCGCGGCGGTGGCATCGATCGTGACGGGCAAACCTGTCAAATGGGTCGAGGACCGTATCGAGAACCTGACGGCGACCTCCTTTGCCCGCGACTACCACATGACGACGGAGATCGCGGCGACCAAGGAAGGCAAGGTCACCGGCCTGCGCGTCCACGTGCTGGCCGATCACGGCGCCTTCGACGCCTGCGCCGATCCGTCGAAATGGCCCGCCGGTTTCTTCAACATCGTCACGGGTTCCTACGACTTCCCGGTGGCGCATCTGGCAGTCGACGGAGTCTACACCAACAAGGCGCCGGGCGGTGTCGCCTATCGCTGCTCGTTCCGGGTGACGGAAGCCGCCTACTGCATCGAGCGGGGCATGGATATCCTTGCCCAGAAGCTCGGCATGGACCCGGCGGAGCTGCGGCTCAAGAACTTCATCAAGCCTGAGCAGTTCCCATACCATTCCGCGCTCGGCTGGGAATATGATTCCGGCGACTACCACACCGCCATGAAGAAGATGATGGAGACGGTCGACTACGCCGGGCTGCGCAAGGAACAGGCCGCCAGGCGCGCAGCGTTCAAGCGCGGCGAGACGCGCGAGATCATGGGCCTCGGTGTCTCCTTCTTCACCGAGATCGTCGGCGCCGGCCCCTCGAAGAACTGCGACATCCTCGGCATCGCCATGTTCGATTCCTGCGAGATCAGGCTGCACCCGACCGGCGCCGGCATCGCGCGGGTCGGGACCAAGAGCCAGGGCCAGGGCCACGAGACGACGTGGGCGCAGATCATCGCGACCGAGATCGGCATTCCGGCCGACGACATCATGGTCGAGGAAGGCAATACCGACACCGCGCCTTACGGACTGGGCACCTACGGCTCGCGCTCGACGCCGGTGGCGGGCGCCGCCATCGCCATGGCCGCGCGCAAGATCAAGGCCAAGGCACAGATGATCGCCGCCTACAAGCTCGAGGTCCATGAAGACGATCTCGAATGGGACATCGACGGCTTCCGGGTAAAGGGACTGCCGGAGAAATTCCTCGGCATGAAGGATATCTGCTGGATCGCCTACAATTCCCCACCGCCCGGCATGGAGCCGGGGCTGGAAGCGGTGAGCTACTACGATCCTCCCAACATGACCTATCCGTTCGGGGCCTATATCTGCGTCATGGATATCGACGTGGATACGGGAGTCTACAAAGTCCGCCGCTTCTACGCGCTGGACGATTGCGGCACGCGCATCAACCCGATGATCATCGAGGGCCAGGTGCATGGCGGACTGACCGAGGCCTTCGCCATCGCCATGGGCCAGGAGATTGCCTATGACGAGGCCGGCAACGTCACCACCGGCTCGTTCATGGATTTCTTCATTCCGACCGCGGTCGAAACACCGCGCTGGGAAACCGACTTCACCGTGACCCCGTCGCCGCATCATCCGATCGGCGCCAAAGGCGTCGGCGAAAGCCCCAATGTCGGCGGCGTGCCGGCCTTTTCCAACGCCGTCAACGACGCTTTCTCGTTCCTCGGCTCCACGCACATCCAGATGCCGCATGACTACTGGCGCAACTGGCGGGTGGCGAAGCAACTGGGGGCGGTCGGATAGTCCTTCCCATGGCCCTCCCCCTCGACAAGATCGCCGGCCGCCTAGCCGCAGCAGGCTACATTGCCGACGCCGAACTGGCGACCGCCATCGGCATCATGCAGTTGCTCAAGCGGCCGCTGCTGCTGGAGGGCGAGGCGGGCGTCGGCAAGACCGAGGTCGCCAAGGCGCTGACGTTCGTGCACGACACGGAACTGATCCGCCTGCAATGCTACGAGGGCCTCGACCAATCTGCGGCGCTCTACGAGTGGAACTATCAGCGCCAGTTGCTCGCCATCGAGGCGCACAAGGCCGGCACCAACCGCAACGCCGACACGATCGAGGACAGGATATTCTCCGAAAAGTACCTGCTTGAGCGGCCGTTGCTGGCCGCCATCCGGAGGAAAAAGCCGCCGGTGCTGCTAATCGACGAGGTCGATCGCGCCGACGAGGAATTCGAAGCTTTTCTTCTCGAACTGCTTTCCGATTTTCAGGTCTCGATCCCTGAGCTCGGCACCATCACGGCCATATCCGTTCCGCACGTTGTGCTGACCTCGAACGGCACCCGCGAACTGTCCGATGCGCTGCGCCGGCGCTGCCTCTACCACTATGTCGACTATCCCGACGTCGATCGCGAGGCACGCATCATCATGGCGCGAATCCCGCAGGCAGGCGCTGCGCTCTCGCTGCAGATCGCCCGCATGGTCGAAAGCATCCGCAAGGAGGAATTGCGCAAGGTGCCGGGCATCGCGGAAACGCTCGACTGGGCCGCGGCACTTGTCGGCCTCGATGTGACGGACTTGCACGAGAAGTCCGAAAACGTGCACGAGACGCTGATCTGCCTGCTGAAAACCCGGGAAGACTGCGCGCGCATGACGCGCCAGGTCACGCAGCGCATATTGGGAAGAGTGGCATGAGTTGCTGCGGCACCCCTCCGAGCCTCGACGAGATGGACGAGGTCTCGCGCCTCGTCTCTCGCAAACTCTCGGCCTTCCTTGCCACGCTGCGCGGCGCCGCCTTCGCGGTGGGCGCGCGAGAAGGCCAGGATGCCGCGGCGCTGCTTGCCGCTGGCTATGGGAAAAAGCCCGGCCTGCTGCGCTCGGCCTTCAAGCATCTGTTCTCGGCCCGCAAGGCCGACTGGGAGAAATTCGACGGCATCTTCGATGCGTTCTGGCTGAAGAAGCGCGTGCGTTCGCGCATTGCCGCTTCAGGCAGGCCCGCCAACGCCGACCATCCGTCGGTGAAATCGCTTCAGGACGGCCCGGACAAGCAGAAAGGTGGCGAGGCGTTCGACCAGATCGCCTCCGGCGGCGAGGTGGGCGTCGAGGAACGATCCGGCGAAGGACGCGCCGAGGGCGCGTCGCGGACGGAAACCATCGCCGAAACCGATTTCCGCAAACTCTCCGACCCCGCCGACATCGCCGAGGCGCATGCCGTCGCCGAACGGTTGGCGCGTGTCATGCGCACACGGCTGACGCGGCGCGACCTCGCGCGTCGGCGTGGCTACCGGCTGGACCTCAGGCGCACCATACATCGCAACATCAGCCATGGCGGCGTGCCGGTCAGCCTGGTCAGGCGACAGCGCAAGCAAAAGCCGCTGCGGCTGGTGATCCTGCTCGACGCTTCGGGTTCGATGAGCATGTATACCGGCGCCTTCCTGCGGTTCATCCACGGCGCCCTCGACGCCTTCCGCGAAGCCGAGGCCTTCCTGTTCCACACCAGGCTTGCCCATGTCTCCGACGCCATGAGGGAGAAGGATGCGGCGCGCGCGCTCGACCGTCTGTCGATGATGGCCCAAGGCGCTGGTGGCGGCACGAGGATCGGAGAGAGCCTGCAGACCTTCAACCGCTGGCACGCCGCCCGCGTCATCCATTCACGCACCTGCGTGATGATCGTCTCGGACGGCTACGAAACCGGCGACGCAGCCCTGCTCGGCCGCGAGATGGAGCAGCTTGGGCGACGCTGCCGGCGCATCGTCTGGCTGAACCCGATGATGGGCTGGGAGGGCTACGCGCCGGAGGCCGCCGGCATCAAGGCAGCGCTGCCGCATGTCGATCTGTTCGCGCCGGCGCATACGCTGAAGAGCCTGGCCGCGCTCGAACCCTATTTGAGCAAACTGTGACGGAGACGGGAGGTTTTGCCATGAACGCCCATGTCGATGTGCTCGATATCGTATCCCGCCTGAAGGCGGCCGAAGAGCCCTTTGTGCTCGCCACCGTGGTGCGCACCGTGTCGGTGACGGCGGCCAAGGCGGGCGCCAAGGCCGTGATCCGTCCGGACGGCCGCATCGAGGCCGGCTGGATCGGTGGCGGCTGCGCGCGCGGGGCCACGCTCAAGGCGGCGCGCGAGGCGCTGACCGACGGGCAGTCGCGGCTGATCTCGATTCAACCGGAAAATCTTCTGGAGGAACTGGGCGTGCATGCGGGTGACGATCGTGACGGGATAGAATTCGCCAAGAACATGTGCCCGTCCAAGGGCACGATGGACATCTTCGTGGAGCCGGTGCTGCCGCGCCCGTCGCTTGTCGTGCTGGGTTCCAGCCCGGTGGCGCTGGCACTGATCGAGCAGGCGAGGCCTCTCGGCTACCACGTCACGCTGGCATCGCCGATGGCGGACCTGTCCGCCATGCCCGACGCGGATCTGCTCGTCGACGGATTTCGGATCGAAGCACATCATGGCGCAAGACGCTTCGTCGTCGTTTCCACGCAAGGCAAAGGCGATGAGGCGGCACTGAAAGCGGCGCTCGGCATGGATGCCGACTACCGCGGCTTCGTCGGCAGCCGCCGCAAGATCGCGGCGTTGCGCGAAAAACTGGCCGCCGACAGCATCTCGCCTGCGGCGCTGGATGGCATCAAGGCGCCGGCCGGTCTCGACCTCGGCGCCATCACGCCCGAGGAGATCGCCCTGTCGATCCTCGCCGAAATCACACAACGCCGCCGCGAAGGACAGCGCAGCACGGCGGCACATCAATCCGCAGCAGAAAAGGCATAGACGATGGATATGAACGGGCAAGAGCGCATCGAAGCGCCAATCGACGCGGTATGGCGGGCGCTGAACGATCCGGAGACGCTGCGTGCCTGCATTCCGGGCTGCGAGACGCTGGAGAAGACGTCGGATACCGACATGACCGCGACCGTCGTGCTGCGGGTCGGACCGATCAAGGCGCGTTTCGAAGGTACGGTGGAACTGACCAATCTCAACCCGCCGCACTCCTACACGATCTCCGGAGAGGGCAAGGGCGGCATTGCCGGCTTCGCCAAGGGCGGGGCCGATGTCTCGCTGGCCGAGGATGGGCCAAATGCCACGATCCTCTCCTACACGGTCAAGGCCGATGTCGGCGGCAAGATCGCCCAACTCGGCAGCCGGCTGATCGATTCGACCTCGCGCAAGCTTGCCGGCCAGTTCTTCACCAATCTCGGCAGCCAGATGACCGAGCAACCGATCTCGGCCTGACGGGGCAGAAGGAAAAGTTGCCAGTTCGGCACCCGCCGGTGCACGCGACTATTTCAGCGTGCAAGGCGTCGGCTCGAAGACGGTTGTCGTTTCGAGCCGATGACACGCTTTTCACGCGCCTCCACCACTCTCTCCAGCTCCCGCTTGAGTTGATCCTTGATATCAGCCGTCTCGTTCATCAGGGCGTCGATCTTCAGGAAATCGAGTACGCGGTATTTCGATACTGCCGGGCGGACCAGTATGTCGGGGCGGCATTGTTTCAGCTTGTTGGCGATGATCGACTGCATCATCAGCTGCGTGGCGCCGAACATCAGGTCGACGGAGGTGGGCCGCTTGCGGTCGACCTCTTCCGGCGCGCCGACGACGTCGACGCCGATGATGATGTCGGCGTCGTTCTCGATCAGGTCGAATGGCACGGGATTGTAGATGCCGCCATCGATCAGCAGCCTGCCGTCGCGCATCACCGGGCGGAACACGGCGGGAATGGCGGCCGAAGCGGCCAGTGCGGAATGCAGGTCGCCATCCGCGAACACCGCCAGCTTGTGGCCGAAGTAATCGGTCGCCGTCACCTTCAGCGGAATTTTCAGCTCGGCGAAGGTTTCGGGGATGG
It encodes:
- a CDS encoding patatin-like phospholipase family protein encodes the protein MSPTFGIAFGGGGARGLAHIHVIEVLDELGIKPVAIAGSSIGAIMGAGMAAGMTGKDIHDYARSILGRRAEVASRMWRARPGTIAEAMQNGIRVSQFNVERILKAFLPEAIPETFAELKIPLKVTATDYFGHKLAVFADGDLHSALAASAAIPAVFRPVMRDGRLLIDGGIYNPVPFDLIENDADIIIGVDVVGAPEEVDRKRPTSVDLMFGATQLMMQSIIANKLKQCRPDILVRPAVSKYRVLDFLKIDALMNETADIKDQLKRELERVVEAREKRVIGSKRQPSSSRRLAR
- a CDS encoding FAD binding domain-containing protein; its protein translation is MIPGPFSYHRPASVADAIKLLANLGEEARPLAGGHSLIPMMKLRLATPDHLIDLHGIDGLKGIRRDGDRIVIGAMTTQHDLLASDVIASSLPVLHETALLIADPQVRYRGTIGGNVANGDPGNDMPALMMALGADYLLEGPDGIRTVAAREFYQGAYFTALEPGEILTSVSVPVPPVGHGYAYEKLKRKIGDYATAAAAVVLTMSGGKVATCVIGLTNLSETPLLAEDAAQAVIGTSLDDAALKRSAEAAEAVMEPAGDGRGPAEYRKHVGGILVQRALKRAAAKAA
- the efp gene encoding elongation factor P, which produces MVKVIASSLRKGNVVDKDGKLYVILFAENIHPGKGTPVTQLDMRRIGDGVKVSERYRTTEQVERAYVEEREHTFLYADGEGYHFMNPETYDQVTVTEAVVGDAAPYLQEGMPVQVSQFNGIAIALVLPQRATFEVVETEPTTKGQTASSSYKPAVLSNGVRTAVPPHIAPGTRVVVMTADGSYVERAKD
- a CDS encoding MHYT domain-containing protein; its protein translation is MFVGHNPYLVALSVVIAILGGYTGFGLAARVRGTAGAGRRFLLAGAAFFLAVGIWTMHFVGVLAAPLPSDTVYLVLPTIVSFLICALVVGVSLFFVSVGEPSDSRVMASALLLGAGIVSMHYVGIHGLAGAFRVEHERAMVLMAVLIAVGTAYGGLRVFLARHVGRRLALSAAAFGVAVSGMHYTAMYGMRFVPAPALDHGSDGLIASPQVLSLIVSLLCFLIVAGFLLFLVPEPRARVSVASGAADGQDFDAAESMRPEGNGFDLTGLQAQRHLPLQGLGQPRIAAATRLPVEGSDGTHFIDVGEIRSVKADAHYTLVHDGNRERMCPWAISQAETQLDPATFIRVHRSHIVSIPHVTMIRKEGDGAVVELDGVVPHLVPVSRAKIAELRARLGLIRRAT
- a CDS encoding AAA family ATPase; the protein is MALPLDKIAGRLAAAGYIADAELATAIGIMQLLKRPLLLEGEAGVGKTEVAKALTFVHDTELIRLQCYEGLDQSAALYEWNYQRQLLAIEAHKAGTNRNADTIEDRIFSEKYLLERPLLAAIRRKKPPVLLIDEVDRADEEFEAFLLELLSDFQVSIPELGTITAISVPHVVLTSNGTRELSDALRRRCLYHYVDYPDVDREARIIMARIPQAGAALSLQIARMVESIRKEELRKVPGIAETLDWAAALVGLDVTDLHEKSENVHETLICLLKTREDCARMTRQVTQRILGRVA
- a CDS encoding XdhC family protein, whose translation is MNAHVDVLDIVSRLKAAEEPFVLATVVRTVSVTAAKAGAKAVIRPDGRIEAGWIGGGCARGATLKAAREALTDGQSRLISIQPENLLEELGVHAGDDRDGIEFAKNMCPSKGTMDIFVEPVLPRPSLVVLGSSPVALALIEQARPLGYHVTLASPMADLSAMPDADLLVDGFRIEAHHGARRFVVVSTQGKGDEAALKAALGMDADYRGFVGSRRKIAALREKLAADSISPAALDGIKAPAGLDLGAITPEEIALSILAEITQRRREGQRSTAAHQSAAEKA
- a CDS encoding SRPBCC family protein, which produces MDMNGQERIEAPIDAVWRALNDPETLRACIPGCETLEKTSDTDMTATVVLRVGPIKARFEGTVELTNLNPPHSYTISGEGKGGIAGFAKGGADVSLAEDGPNATILSYTVKADVGGKIAQLGSRLIDSTSRKLAGQFFTNLGSQMTEQPISA
- a CDS encoding vWA domain-containing protein, which gives rise to MSCCGTPPSLDEMDEVSRLVSRKLSAFLATLRGAAFAVGAREGQDAAALLAAGYGKKPGLLRSAFKHLFSARKADWEKFDGIFDAFWLKKRVRSRIAASGRPANADHPSVKSLQDGPDKQKGGEAFDQIASGGEVGVEERSGEGRAEGASRTETIAETDFRKLSDPADIAEAHAVAERLARVMRTRLTRRDLARRRGYRLDLRRTIHRNISHGGVPVSLVRRQRKQKPLRLVILLDASGSMSMYTGAFLRFIHGALDAFREAEAFLFHTRLAHVSDAMREKDAARALDRLSMMAQGAGGGTRIGESLQTFNRWHAARVIHSRTCVMIVSDGYETGDAALLGREMEQLGRRCRRIVWLNPMMGWEGYAPEAAGIKAALPHVDLFAPAHTLKSLAALEPYLSKL
- a CDS encoding aerobic carbon-monoxide dehydrogenase large subunit, with the protein product MNDMTPTREQREAKLEGMGCKRKRVEDIRFTQGRGNYVDDIKLPGMLHGDFVRSPHAHARVKSINAEKALKIPGVLAVITAETLKTVNLAWMPTLAGDVQMVLADGKVLFQNQEVAFVVATDRYTADDGINAVEVEYEALPPLVDPFKAMDPDAPVLREDLAGKTTGAHGPRKHHNHIFEWTVGDKDLTDAAFRKAEVTIKEMISYHRTHPSPLETCQCLCSFDKVKGELTIYGTFQAPHVIRTVVALIAKIPEHKIHVIAPDIGGGFGNKVGAYPGYICAAVASIVTGKPVKWVEDRIENLTATSFARDYHMTTEIAATKEGKVTGLRVHVLADHGAFDACADPSKWPAGFFNIVTGSYDFPVAHLAVDGVYTNKAPGGVAYRCSFRVTEAAYCIERGMDILAQKLGMDPAELRLKNFIKPEQFPYHSALGWEYDSGDYHTAMKKMMETVDYAGLRKEQAARRAAFKRGETREIMGLGVSFFTEIVGAGPSKNCDILGIAMFDSCEIRLHPTGAGIARVGTKSQGQGHETTWAQIIATEIGIPADDIMVEEGNTDTAPYGLGTYGSRSTPVAGAAIAMAARKIKAKAQMIAAYKLEVHEDDLEWDIDGFRVKGLPEKFLGMKDICWIAYNSPPPGMEPGLEAVSYYDPPNMTYPFGAYICVMDIDVDTGVYKVRRFYALDDCGTRINPMIIEGQVHGGLTEAFAIAMGQEIAYDEAGNVTTGSFMDFFIPTAVETPRWETDFTVTPSPHHPIGAKGVGESPNVGGVPAFSNAVNDAFSFLGSTHIQMPHDYWRNWRVAKQLGAVG
- a CDS encoding (2Fe-2S)-binding protein, producing the protein MATQARKTQVSMKVNGVEVDGLVEPRTLLVHFIRENLQLTGTHIGCETTHCGACTVDLNGMSVKSCTIFAVQADGAEITTVEGIANADGTLAALQEGFRQMHGLQCGFCTPGMIVRAHRLLQENPNPTEEEIRFGIAGNLCRCTGYQNIVRAIQYAAAKINGTEFQEAAE